The following coding sequences lie in one Alosa alosa isolate M-15738 ecotype Scorff River chromosome 21, AALO_Geno_1.1, whole genome shotgun sequence genomic window:
- the LOC125286792 gene encoding uncharacterized protein LOC125286792, giving the protein MTLRVRQWRKRQRELDQLLRYSDSDGEQEGIKNVPSVPGTPSSCNSDNVPGTPDRVMSDNALETSDDFDTDVDYWSTDLEQEPNEAEVTSFEDELRQWALEYKVTHRALNGLLSILRKQGHLLPVDCRTLLATPQHNTTEPKCGGQYKYYGLEKGICRYLSQMESNDVHLSVNVDGIPLFRSSGVQFWPILVKCGHFDPFIVAMFSGQSKPNPLENYLKDFVSEYKHLKDNGIVFKGQTYTVNIDALICDAPARAFLKCIKGHTAYESCERCLVRGTCVERRIVFSEQVSTSRTDDGFSRVEYSNHQTGISPFIAAGIPCVSSFVLDYMHIVCLGVVRRLLIYLTRGPKVCRLSVESH; this is encoded by the exons ATGACTTTGAGAGTAAGACAGTGGCGGAAACGCCAAAGAGAACTGGATCAACTGCTACGTTATTCTGACAGTGATGGTGAACAAGAGGGCATTAAAAACGTCCCAAGTGTGCCTGGGACTCCAAGTAGTTGCAACAGTGATAATGTGCCTGGCACCCCAGATAGGGTAATGAGTGACAATGCTCTTGAGACATCAGATGACTTTGACACTGATGTGGACTACTGGTCTACTGACTTGGAACAGGAACCAAATGAAGCTGAAGTGACCAGCTTTGAAGACGAACTGAGACAGTGGGCCTTAGAGTACAAAGTGACACACAGAGCGCTTAATGGTTTGTTATCCATATTAAGAAAGCAAGGGCACCTATTGCCTGTGGATTGTCGGACACTCCTTGCTACACCGCAGCATAACACAACAGAGCCTAAATGTGGTGGTCAGTACAAGTACTACGGCTTAGAAAAGGGTATCTGCCGTTACTTAAGTCAGATGGAGAGTAATGATGTGCACCTCAGCGTAAACGTTGATGGCATCCCACTTTTCAGAAGTAGTGGTGTCCAATTCTGGCCAATACTGGTGAAGTGTGGCCATTTTGATCCATTCATTGTAGCCATGTTTAGTGGACAAAGTAAGCCAAATCCTCTTGAGAACTATTTAAAAGACTTTGTGTCTGAATACAAACATCTCAAGGACAATGGTATAGTTTTTAAAGGCCAGACTTACACTGTCAATATTGATGCTCTGATCTGTGATGCACCAGCAAGGGCATTTCTGAAATGTATTAAGGGTCATACTGCCTATGAGAGTTGTGAACGATGTTTAGTCAGAGGTACTTGTGTTGAGAGAAGAATAGTTTTCAGTGAACAGGTAAGCACTTCTCGAACAGATGATGGTTTCTCCAGAGTGGAGTACAGTAACCACCAAACTGGTATCAGCCCCTTCATTGCTGCTGGAATTCCTTGCGTTAGCTCATTTGTCTTGGATTATATGCACATTGTCTGCTTGGGAGTAGTTAGGCGCCTGTTAATTTACTTGACTCGAGGCCCAAAAGTCTGTCGTTTATCT GTGGAAAGCCACTGA